In Conger conger chromosome 5, fConCon1.1, whole genome shotgun sequence, the DNA window TGAAAACACTCATCAATCAAAGCTGGACAAAATTTATGCCCGGTTTTAAAACAGGGTAGTGCAGCTGTTGGAGTAGTGTTACAAGTCCCTGGAtcaccaatcaatcaatcaatcaatcaatcaatcaatcaatcaatcaattaataaataaataaataaatagtcctGGAATTTGGATTGCCAAAAGGGAAAGCCAATTCATACGACAACAATAAGACAGGCCATCATTGACATTGACCGTTAATATGATTGAGCAGTGCCTTCAAATACAGAACAGgcaaatatttagtttttttatcaGAGTGATTACAAATCTGGGAAGAACTGCAAAAGTGGATTAAATTATTACATTGCACTATACCATCTCTTACAATACAGCATAGGGGCATATTGGTTTGTTTGCTATGGACAAAGGATGCCAAGTGTAGCTTGTACTGCTACCGCGTGTTTTGACAGGAGTTGACAAAACAACTGGCTACTTTATTGCAACAGATATTCCACACAGAGTGACAAGCTCACTCTTAATATGAATATGTTACTGCGGTATTCAGCAATACAGTCAGTAAAGTGCAGTTAATTTCTTGACCATTATTTTTTCCTTCAACATCTGGCTCCCCCATATGGACAGATTGGATAGTACACTCATTTTAATTTCTCCTGAACAATCACCCGATGGGTATTTCACAGTTACTTCATTAATAGTAATAgaagtaatgaaaataaatgaaattgggGGAGGTGGTGCAGTTGAAAAAAATTGCCCACTATTCATACAAAGTGTAATTGCACTACAACAAATGGGaaaccacaacattaaaacaaaaattatCAGTGACCTTTTCGTATTCGATttgatattataatattattataatgcaCTAATATACAATAGGTTTATGCAGGATCAATATACAAGGATACGAGCCACATTCATGTTGGATTTGCACTTTTGGATTGCTCAATTCTTATCCAGCTAGTTTTCTATAGCACTGCAAAAACGTACTCTTCGCAATGGTTTAAGTagtaagtggatagactacagcagtagaagtctaaaaaatgagtctaataaaaaccaaatacagtgctcactgagtatatataccttcctcattttatttttcaattccctttttcctttccttttaaCTATATCCGCCACCTCATACCCCATATTTTAAAATTCCATCCATCCGTAATCCCAACTCCGTCCAGAACCCATGCAGATGAAGTCAAAACCAAAGAATCCGtcaaacaatattaaaaatCTCACGCCTTCCGCCCACGtactttctctcctccctcctcaccACCTAGCAACCTCCCTCGACCTATTCTCTCGTCTTTGAATCTATCACATTTAGCTTTGGGCCTTGTCAAAGTGATGTCATCACGCACGACGAGCTTTGTTGACTTCCTGGTTGCTGCGTTTCTAGATATCATTAGCAAGATACTTTACATTGGAGGTTAAGTAAACGTCATCACATTCAATATCGACATTAAAATTAATCATTAAAACAAGAATAACAGAGCTCTTAATTTCACAATGTTAATATTTGACCTGTCAGACAAACAATTGATTAGTTGAGCCGGATTAGCTAGCGACGTTAGCTCGTTAACGggaattagctagctaacatacaACAAGACATGATGGCGACGAACTACAACCACAACCCAAAGGACGAAGACGGCCACCCTGCTGGGGCCGCGGGTCCAGGTGGAGCGGGTAATGACAGAAGCAGGAAGCCTGACAACACTGCCTTCAAGCAGCAACGATTACCAGCGTGGCAGCCCATACTCACGGCGGGCACTGTGCTGCCAGCTTTTTTCGCTATTGGCGTCATCTTCATTCCCATCGGAATCGGCCTCTACGTAACATCAAACAACATTAAAGAGTTCGAGGTAGCCTTGAGCGAGTTTGCTAATACTAGCTTGATGCATgtatttccttttgttttctaACGTTAAGGTGGCTATACTAGTCTAGTTTACCTTTAGTCGGCTAGATTGAGCTATTTTATCTAAAGTCAACTCATTTTGATAAGTTACTAACGTTAGTCACACCACCTGTTGAATAATGAATGGAGTTCGGTCGCTAAGGTTAGTTAGGCTAACGTTTGTAACACAGCTAAAGGTTTATTGCTAGCTATTGAGCTAACCGCTAACTTTGCTGACTCCGGCTAAGATTAGCCGAGTCATTTCCAATGTCTTAATTTCAGTCGCTTGGTAGTGGTACATGCTCATTTCAGTCAGGGCATGTTGCTGTGGGAACTTCCTCAACATTTAATTGTTCTCCGTTTCAGATCGATTACACCGGGGTTGACGCATCAAGTCCCTGCTTCAACTGTTCTCAGAACTACAGCTGGAACAATACAAAACCATGTACATGTTCTGTGTCCTTCGTACTAGATAAGGCTTTTGAGGTAAGCTGGAAAAGTAAACCGATTGATGCGATGCTTAAGCTAAGTCGTTCCGGTGAAAATACTTGTTTTAAATTGCATATATTTTTACTCATATAACGTGGAATAATTTATGCCATATCACAAAATACGAGTCATACTTATCAGACATGTATTTAAAAGGCCTACAATGCTGATCGCTCAGTTCATTTGGTTCTTTTTTTGCCATGCTGAAAATATAGATTTCACGTGTAAGTTTAGACTATTTTTCATATGACTGTTAACGTTGTAATTTTGttagtaaaaaaagaaaaagtgtttttgaatTACATTGCCTTTTTAATTGTCTTTCCAGGGCAGTGTTTTCATGTACTATGGTCTGTCCAACTTCTATCAGAATCACAGACGTTATGTTAAGTCCAGGGATGACAGGCAGTTGAATGGCGACACATCAGTATTGACGGTAGGCTAAAGCCCCACTAATGCAAGTCTCCTAAAGTAATTGCTGAAAGCTGGTTCTTTGGTAGCAGCTCTAGTCTCAATACTATGTTTCTTTGAAGTGTCTGAAGCAGCCTCTGTTCATCATCAAGGGGAACATTGTAACTGCTTTGTATTTGGAACCTCTTTACTTGTGAAAATTCCAGTCACCAAAagcattaaattattttctttgctaTGTAAGATGTGCATATTTTCAGTGATCTCAGCTTCCTTTAACTCTTGTTTGAGTTTGTTTTGAATTATATCTTTTGACCAAACAGACTCCATATGAGATATTTTAGTCTGAGACAGCTAAATGCTTTAAGATGTATTGTTAACTTTGTACTGTGCATGTTCTTGCCTACAGAATCCCAGCAAGGAATGTGAGCCATACCGTACCGATGTGAAGCCCATTGCCCCCTGTGGAGCCATTGCCAACAGTTTGTTTAATGGTCAggccttcatttatttattaatatttttggtCAGACCTTGATGTATCTTGAGCTACCCAACAAAAGCCATCTGTGCTATAGTCAGAGAATGGAAGCTTACTCTATGTCACTGTTTCTGTCCTCTTGCAGATACTTTGGTGCTAAATTACATCAGTCTCAACGGAACACCAATTTCAATTCCTCTTGTGAAGAAGGGCATTGCCTGGTGGACCGACAAACACATAAAGTTCAGGAATCCAGGGGGGAACAACTCCGATCTCATCACTGCATTCCAAGGTACTGAAAGTATAAAGCAgtggtcctcattcctggtcctggagcgccacagggtgtgctggcttttgttgttactcagtatTTGATCAACTAAAGCAGTTTTTTTATCATGTTCCTTTTTCCAGGTACAACAAAACCAATAAACTGGGCCAAGCCTGTTTATGAGCTGGATACAGACCCAGACAACAACGGCTTCATTAACGAAGACTTCATCGTATGGATGCGCACAGCAGCTCTGCCCACCTTTCGTAAGCTGTACCGCATTATCCAGAAGAACAGCATGGGTCCGACCCTGCCCAGAGGCAACTATACTCTGGACGTGACCTACAGTATCCTGCTTACCTAATGGTGTTTGTTCCAAAGATTAGAATGCTGTTTTCTCTGGTAAATGTTGCAAATTATTACTTCTGTCAGGAACTATGAAGCTCTTTGCTCAAGGAACAAGTCCAGCAGAGTGGAGTCATCCTCGGGCAAAATGGAGAGGTGCTGGGAAGGTTTAGGCTGTAGTTTTGGGGGAAAGTAACATAATAATGCATTGAGTCAGATGTCATGTCCTACCCTATCAATGCAGGCAGGCACAGCGTGTGCCTAACCCAGCTGTTTATCTAACTCTGTCGGTGTCGTTCCAGTGTTTTGTGACACAGCCTCCAGTTTACTTTCCTTTACGCCGTAAACCTCAGACTACCCCGTGCGCGGTTTCGACGGACGCAAGCGCATGATCCTCAGCACCATCTCCTGGATGGGTGGCAAGAACCCCTTCCTGGGCATCGCCTACATCACCGTCGGCTCGATCTGTTTCTCCCTGGGAGTTGTCCTCTTCATCATACACCACAAGTACGGGACCCGCAACAACAGTGCAGACATCACCACCTGAGAAGACCTGCTGCTGCGGCCCACGATGAACCACCAGCTGAATGTATTGAAAGTATTTTCTGTGAACGCTCAAAACGGTGCCCCCCCCGGTACCCCTGGCCGAATACAGGTTTCGATGCGTTCCACCTCAAGCACGCCTGATCGAACTACGCAAGCCCTTACTTGAATCAGGTCTGCTTGAGTTGAAATGAACAATTAACAGGCTCAATTCTTGCCGTCAGTTAAATGTTTTGATGTATTATGTTTCATCTGTTAAAAACATTGAAGTTTTGGCCCTGTTGTCAGGCCTTCATCGCAGTGTGCTTGGGGTGGAAGGCATTAAATACCTGGATCTGGTTAGGGGGGTACCTCATGTGATGTTTGGGTACCACTGGTCTAAAAATGTTGTTGTGTGATGGAATTTTGGGAGAATTCTGCTATGCAATTTTAAGAATAGGCTGCGTTGTGAAACTTCTGAATCTCCCCAAAATTGAAATTTTTCATCATGATCTGAAAATTGTGTGAATTAAGGTTAATGAACATGTTCTAGATTTTCTGTAATCCATAATAACATTTTATCAAATTAAGAACTGTgcttaaaatgtgtgttttaggtAGGTTTTGTGTGTTGTATGCTGAATTGTGAATAATTTACTACTAAATGGggaaatgtttatttcatttccaAACCCTGTGGAAAGATTCAAACTGTTAGGCATGTTTCCTGTTGGCTTGTTCAAGTAGGATTGGAGGAAAATAATGTCCAAGCCATACGACTACATGCATTAGTTGTATGCAGCACTGCCACATCTTCCAAGTTCATGCAAGTGAAAAGCCAGTTAAAATTTGTTATATTTGggtttgaatttgatgcaataGAGTATGTTGCAATATTTTTAAACCAGCTTTGCATATACTGTCAAAATATGTAGTTTCAAAATTTACCAAGTTTATCGGGACCAGTTACTTCAGGGAGCCTTGTTCAGAAATGGCATTTCTTTAAACTTCAATAATTTTTCAGAATATTGATTACCAAATACAATTTGCACTTTACATGTCCTTTGAATTTGTTACACAAGGTTTTCCTCTAGTCTGGtttcttcttttggttttatatattttgtactgTAAATTTTACACCAGTGTACTTTTAttgctctgaaaataaaaggaTGTATTAACTGCTGTCTGTCAAATACATTGTGTTCTTGTATGTATTGGGGAAGTGAAGTATTGCCTTTGTTATGATCCTGACAAATAACTAAATCGAGGCTCCACAACTGGTTGCAATGCAAGTTTTGCATGAAAGTGCAGACATTTGTTTTATAAACATTGCAAGTTgtcatttggcatttggcactACTATTTACGGATGAAATTGAGCATCCTGAACATGCCATCACTGGGGTCTCTTATTTAGTTCTGAGCCAAACTTGTATCCTGGGGTATCTTGCTCAAAGCCAAACCCGTAAAATCTACTGTCGGCCGACTGTTttgcaatattattttcttcatacgCCGGTACAGTAGATGGCAAACTGGAGCGTTTACCTCTGTATTTAACAGGAAATTACATCACAGAAACGGCAATGAATAAAATTAACCGGCGGAAGTAGGTCGTTTTCTCATTTTTCTGTGCCCTTGTGCGTGTTTCTTTGGCGAAGAATCCACAGTCGAGATGTACAGGCAATTTCTGGTACCTTATCCAGTCTTCTTGTCGATTTATACGTGTATGCTTAGTTACCTTTTAAGACGACCTAGTCTATCGTTATCGATACAACTAACTTCCTAGGTAATGTCACAGAATCATGTTTCGGCAGTTAGCATGGTACAGCGGTCAAAGGTTCACCCGGGGCCAATTGGTGTATTTTATTGGTAAACTTAAGCTAGCTAATTGAATTGTTTAGCATTTTACTGTATGAAATTTATAGAAACTATACTGTTTGCCATTCAACGGGCCAAATGTTGTTAAAATAGATATACTGCTTAACTGTTAACTAGGTTGCGACATTGGCATCTGTTTTGAAAAAACTGATGTGGTGATGCATAATAGAAGATTGTCTAGCTAACGTAGCTATCTAACAATATTGTTGTTTACCAATTAGCTGAAAACGGATCCGTCTACACCTTAGTTACGTTACAGTTAACGTTGGCCGTCTACTCTGTGAACATAATGAGGTTTATGTCATAGCTGCTAAAATCGTTGACGGTTATGATATTCCAACACTACATGGAGCTAACATTTTTGTAGCTACGAAGCAAAGTCCGAGTCAAAACTGAAAACTCGTATGAAAACGGTTAGCTAAGGCTAGGGTTAAATGCGCTGTATCATCCCCTCAGATGAACCAATGTTAATATCTAACAGTGTTAGAATTATGCATAAACATGTGTCTGAAGGTTCAGTACTTCAAGTATTCTAGTCTTGGTCTTTGAAAACCGTAGTTGATAATTCGTCATTAGTTGGCTGTTCAGAATGTATTCACTGACTTACCATGCCACTCTTACAAGGCTTACTGTAAAACTCTGGCTTTAATGGGATCTTGTTGTCATTGTATAAcacctctgtccctctgtgtcAACAGGCCCTACAGCGTGCCTCAAGGCGCTTGATCAGCAGTAGTGCCTGCAGGCACGTAGAGAACAA includes these proteins:
- the LOC133128581 gene encoding cell cycle control protein 50A-like, giving the protein MMATNYNHNPKDEDGHPAGAAGPGGAGNDRSRKPDNTAFKQQRLPAWQPILTAGTVLPAFFAIGVIFIPIGIGLYVTSNNIKEFEIDYTGVDASSPCFNCSQNYSWNNTKPCTCSVSFVLDKAFEGSVFMYYGLSNFYQNHRRYVKSRDDRQLNGDTSVLTNPSKECEPYRTDVKPIAPCGAIANSLFNDTLVLNYISLNGTPISIPLVKKGIAWWTDKHIKFRNPGGNNSDLITAFQGTTKPINWAKPVYELDTDPDNNGFINEDFIVWMRTAALPTFRKLYRIIQKNSMGPTLPRGNYTLDVTYNYPVRGFDGRKRMILSTISWMGGKNPFLGIAYITVGSICFSLGVVLFIIHHKYGTRNNSADITT